The Corallococcus exiguus genome includes a window with the following:
- a CDS encoding cytochrome-c peroxidase, with the protein MRLPSGVVTMLAVVLNSGAGLAAPPPSQSANATPPQLPPGVSATLWRLSVPKGMEPTPERVALGEKLFREKRLSVDNTVACMTCHEPELGFTDGKPLSEGVKQQKVARNSPTVLNALFNATQFWDGRAATLEDQAKLPILNPREMGMPDPDTVMKKVRGIPEYVTDFQKVFGREPNFDDLAVAIAAFERMQFSGDARFDKFITGDSKALTASEKNGWALFNGKARCNSCHAGNAVSPLFSDQKFHNIGVAAHKQDFVTLARKGVQVVRTGDEKQIDELALNSEFSELGRFLVTKQENDVGSFKTPILRNVGITGPYMHDGSLTTLWDVMDHYNKGGVANPYLDGGMQRLGLTEPEIDDLVAFLFTLTDTKFDKLNKEQLAKQRARKNTRPERDNAIALGKKGNLGDLAPNPDLNVKNPADLGFYGDVTPVTNTKQR; encoded by the coding sequence ATGCGGCTGCCCTCGGGCGTCGTCACGATGCTCGCCGTGGTGCTCAACTCCGGCGCGGGACTGGCAGCACCTCCCCCTTCACAATCCGCGAACGCGACACCGCCGCAGCTGCCGCCGGGCGTCTCCGCGACGCTGTGGCGGCTGTCGGTCCCCAAGGGCATGGAGCCCACGCCGGAGCGGGTGGCGCTGGGCGAGAAGCTCTTCCGGGAAAAGCGCCTGTCGGTGGACAACACCGTGGCCTGCATGACGTGCCACGAGCCGGAGCTGGGCTTCACCGACGGCAAGCCGCTGTCAGAAGGCGTCAAGCAGCAGAAGGTGGCGCGCAACAGCCCCACCGTCCTCAACGCCCTCTTCAACGCCACCCAGTTCTGGGACGGCCGCGCGGCCACGCTGGAGGACCAGGCGAAGCTGCCCATCCTCAACCCGCGAGAGATGGGCATGCCGGACCCTGACACCGTCATGAAGAAGGTGCGCGGCATCCCCGAGTACGTCACGGACTTCCAGAAGGTGTTCGGCCGCGAGCCCAACTTCGACGACCTGGCCGTCGCCATCGCCGCGTTCGAACGGATGCAGTTCTCCGGCGACGCGCGCTTCGACAAGTTCATCACGGGCGACAGCAAGGCGCTCACCGCGTCGGAGAAGAACGGCTGGGCGCTCTTCAACGGCAAGGCGCGTTGCAACTCCTGCCACGCGGGCAACGCCGTGTCCCCGCTGTTCAGCGACCAGAAGTTCCACAACATCGGCGTCGCCGCGCACAAACAGGACTTCGTCACCCTGGCGCGCAAGGGCGTGCAGGTGGTCCGCACCGGCGACGAGAAGCAGATCGACGAGCTGGCGCTCAACTCGGAGTTCTCCGAGCTGGGCCGCTTCCTCGTCACCAAGCAGGAGAACGACGTGGGCTCGTTCAAGACGCCCATCCTGCGCAACGTGGGCATCACCGGCCCGTACATGCATGACGGGTCGCTCACCACGCTGTGGGACGTGATGGACCACTACAACAAGGGCGGCGTGGCCAATCCCTACCTCGACGGGGGGATGCAGCGGCTGGGGCTCACGGAGCCGGAAATCGACGACCTGGTGGCGTTCCTCTTCACCCTCACGGACACGAAGTTCGACAAGCTCAACAAGGAGCAGCTGGCGAAGCAGCGCGCCCGGAAGAACACCCGGCCGGAGCGGGACAACGCCATCGCCCTGGGCAAGAAGGGCAACCTGGGCGACCTGGCTCCGAACCCGGACCTGAACGTGAAGAACCCGGCGGACCTGGGCTTCTACGGCGACGTCACCCCGGTGACGAACACCAAGCAGCGGTAA
- a CDS encoding cation:proton antiporter, translating to MASPSLANPSLTLGLSLVAGILAQLLARHLSVPGIVVLLSAGVLLGPEGVGLIHPASLGPALQAVVGFSVSVILFEGAMSLDVRKLRREARSIQRLVTLGAGVTAVGGTLAARALMGWDWKVSALFGTLVMVTGPTVITPLLRRVRVTHRVATVLEAEGIFVDAVGAIIAVVALDMALHAEEGPWLLVSALGSRWGVGLAVGGVTGLLITVGLRKSSWVPEDMTNVFALALVLGAFQVSNALSPESGVLAAIAAGLVVGNGKVPARREVLAFKEQLTLMLLGMLFILLAADMRLSQVTALGWRGLCTVLVLMLVVRPVAVAVSTAGSGLSRNEKAFIAWLGPRGIVAAAVASLFATRLGAQGVQEGQVLRALVFLVIGVTVVVQGLSGGLVAGLLGVRRVVPRGYVLLGANALARQVAHALQAREESVLLVDSSDATLNRAQQEGFRVLFGNGLDERTLLRSEPEGRQGFVGLTHNEGVNLLFAERVRALLRTARSYTALHRGHVGVSTDTVSATGGHILFGAERDLDAWVARCEQNSVSRESWRLEAPQVAAILPPATGTLEEALVPLVLERPTGTVLFDESAVPVAGDRVDFLVAHGRKDEAHAWLSSHGWRPVTSDVPIPDTRPPPGPRDR from the coding sequence ATGGCCTCTCCGTCCCTCGCCAATCCCTCCCTGACGCTCGGCCTGTCCCTGGTGGCCGGCATCCTTGCGCAGCTGTTGGCCCGGCACCTGAGCGTGCCCGGCATCGTCGTGCTGCTGTCCGCGGGCGTGCTCCTGGGGCCGGAAGGCGTGGGGCTCATCCACCCGGCGTCCCTGGGCCCCGCGCTCCAGGCCGTGGTGGGCTTCTCCGTGTCCGTCATCCTCTTCGAGGGCGCGATGAGCCTGGACGTGCGCAAGCTGCGCCGCGAGGCCCGCTCCATCCAGCGGCTCGTCACGCTCGGCGCTGGCGTCACCGCCGTGGGCGGCACGCTGGCCGCCCGCGCCCTCATGGGCTGGGACTGGAAGGTGTCCGCCCTCTTCGGCACCCTGGTCATGGTGACCGGCCCCACGGTCATCACCCCCCTGCTGCGCCGCGTGCGCGTCACCCACCGCGTCGCCACCGTGCTGGAGGCCGAGGGCATCTTCGTGGACGCCGTGGGCGCCATCATCGCCGTGGTCGCGCTGGACATGGCGCTGCACGCGGAAGAGGGGCCGTGGCTCCTGGTGAGCGCGCTGGGCTCGCGCTGGGGCGTGGGGCTCGCGGTGGGCGGCGTCACGGGCCTCCTCATCACGGTGGGCCTGCGCAAGTCCTCCTGGGTGCCGGAGGACATGACCAACGTCTTCGCGCTGGCCCTGGTGCTGGGCGCCTTCCAGGTGAGCAACGCGCTCTCGCCGGAGAGCGGCGTGCTGGCCGCCATCGCCGCGGGCCTCGTCGTGGGCAACGGCAAGGTGCCCGCCCGCCGCGAGGTGCTCGCCTTCAAGGAGCAGCTGACCCTGATGCTCCTGGGCATGCTCTTCATCCTGCTGGCCGCGGACATGCGGCTGTCCCAGGTGACGGCGCTGGGCTGGCGGGGCCTCTGCACCGTGCTCGTGCTGATGCTGGTGGTGCGGCCCGTCGCCGTCGCCGTGTCCACCGCCGGCTCCGGCCTGTCCCGCAACGAGAAGGCCTTCATCGCGTGGCTGGGCCCGCGAGGCATCGTCGCCGCCGCCGTGGCGTCGCTGTTCGCCACGCGCCTGGGCGCCCAGGGCGTGCAGGAGGGCCAGGTCCTGCGCGCGCTGGTGTTCCTGGTCATCGGCGTGACCGTGGTGGTGCAGGGCCTGTCCGGCGGGCTCGTGGCGGGGCTGCTGGGCGTGCGCCGCGTGGTGCCCCGGGGCTATGTCCTCCTGGGCGCCAACGCGCTCGCGCGGCAGGTGGCGCACGCACTCCAGGCGCGGGAGGAGTCCGTGCTGCTCGTGGACTCCAGTGACGCCACGCTGAATCGCGCGCAGCAGGAGGGCTTCCGTGTCCTCTTCGGCAACGGGCTGGACGAACGCACGCTCCTGCGCTCGGAGCCCGAAGGCCGCCAGGGCTTCGTGGGGCTCACCCACAACGAGGGCGTCAACCTGCTCTTCGCCGAGCGCGTGCGCGCCCTCCTGCGCACCGCTCGCAGCTATACGGCCCTGCACCGGGGCCACGTCGGCGTGTCCACGGACACCGTGAGCGCCACGGGCGGCCACATCCTCTTCGGCGCGGAGCGCGACCTGGATGCCTGGGTGGCCCGCTGTGAACAGAACTCCGTGTCCCGCGAGTCCTGGCGCCTGGAGGCCCCACAGGTGGCGGCCATCCTGCCTCCCGCCACCGGCACCCTGGAGGAGGCGCTCGTTCCGCTCGTGCTGGAGCGTCCCACGGGCACCGTCCTCTTCGACGAGTCCGCCGTCCCTGTCGCCGGTGACCGCGTGGACTTCCTTGTCGCGCACGGACGGAAAGATGAAGCCCACGCGTGGCTTTCCTCCCATGGCTGGCGGCCCGTGACGTCTGACGTTCCAATCCCAGACACTCGCCCTCCCCCTGGACCGAGGGACCGTTGA
- a CDS encoding PAS domain-containing hybrid sensor histidine kinase/response regulator, producing MQGSADTEQGTEPSEDSAEELYENAPCGYLSTSPDGRIIKVNQTFLTWTGYSRETLLGGKRFWELLTVAGRIFHETHYAPLLQMQGFVHELSLDLVCADGRQLPALINSVQKRDASGRPRSVRTTLFNMTDRKRYERELLLSRRKAEQLAQAKAALLATLSHEIRNPLNAITAATRLLGMTPLSDKQSKYLRILGSASGNLLALVNDILDWSKIEAGKLSLEQREFSLRELLGDILNGQAARAEEKRLLLQMEIDERLPARLLGDPVKLGQILTNLVSNALKFTEKGGVKVSVALRARDGDACDLSFQVSDTGIGIPPDRLSAIFEEYAQANYDIGMKYGGTGLGLSISRKLVALHGSKMVVESEVGRGTCFSFDLRLKSGAGGTAAGAAPSSESSPRALRGLKVLVVEDNEVNTYVLARWFEHWGISFDAVKNGREAVERLHQGGYELVLMDLHMPVLDGYDALKVIRQLPDERLRQIPIIAISASTRAWQESKVLASGFTDFIGKPFDEGVLFSKMARCTSREAPAAPAQPPEAAPRAPGSAADSLVLAPDFSFTKLRQWAAGDAQASAALARSSIQTLEQARPALTAALKQGARDEYERACEGITGTLHLLEAHGLAAALRRARALLTGNAPDSTRMQAAVFAIDWEVENLAGALVAIASEAGA from the coding sequence ATGCAAGGGAGCGCTGACACGGAGCAGGGGACGGAGCCTTCCGAGGACTCGGCGGAGGAACTCTACGAGAACGCTCCGTGTGGCTACCTCTCCACGAGCCCGGACGGGCGCATCATCAAGGTCAACCAGACCTTCCTGACCTGGACGGGCTACTCCAGGGAGACATTGCTCGGAGGCAAGCGGTTCTGGGAGCTGCTCACGGTCGCGGGCCGCATCTTCCACGAAACCCACTACGCCCCCCTGCTCCAGATGCAGGGCTTCGTCCATGAGCTCTCGCTGGACCTCGTCTGCGCTGACGGCCGGCAGCTGCCTGCGTTGATCAACTCCGTGCAGAAGAGAGACGCGTCCGGAAGGCCCCGCTCCGTCCGGACGACGCTCTTCAACATGACGGATCGCAAGCGCTATGAGCGCGAGCTACTGCTGTCCCGCCGGAAGGCGGAACAGCTGGCCCAGGCCAAGGCGGCGCTGCTCGCGACCCTCAGCCATGAAATCCGCAACCCCCTCAACGCCATCACCGCCGCCACGCGGCTGCTGGGGATGACGCCGCTCTCCGACAAGCAGTCGAAGTACCTGCGCATCCTCGGCTCCGCGTCCGGAAACCTGCTCGCGCTGGTCAACGACATCCTGGACTGGAGCAAGATCGAGGCAGGCAAGCTCTCGCTGGAGCAGCGCGAGTTCTCCCTGCGCGAACTGCTCGGCGACATCCTGAACGGCCAGGCCGCCCGGGCCGAGGAGAAGCGGCTGCTGCTCCAGATGGAGATCGACGAGCGGCTCCCGGCACGTCTGCTGGGGGACCCCGTCAAGCTCGGGCAGATCCTCACGAACCTGGTGAGCAACGCCCTCAAGTTCACGGAGAAGGGTGGGGTCAAGGTCAGCGTGGCCCTCCGGGCCCGGGACGGCGATGCGTGTGACCTGTCCTTCCAGGTGAGCGATACGGGGATCGGCATTCCACCGGACCGCCTGTCCGCCATCTTCGAGGAATACGCCCAGGCGAACTACGACATCGGGATGAAGTACGGCGGGACGGGGCTGGGCCTCTCCATCAGCCGGAAGCTGGTGGCGTTGCACGGCAGCAAGATGGTCGTGGAGAGCGAGGTGGGAAGGGGAACATGCTTCTCCTTCGACCTGCGCTTGAAGTCCGGGGCGGGGGGGACCGCCGCCGGCGCGGCTCCCAGCAGCGAGTCGTCTCCGCGGGCCCTGCGGGGCCTGAAGGTGCTCGTGGTGGAGGACAACGAGGTCAACACCTACGTGCTTGCCCGTTGGTTCGAGCACTGGGGGATTTCGTTCGACGCCGTCAAGAACGGGCGCGAGGCGGTGGAGCGCCTCCACCAGGGTGGCTACGAGCTCGTCCTCATGGACCTGCACATGCCGGTGCTGGATGGCTACGACGCGTTGAAGGTCATCCGGCAGCTCCCGGACGAACGGCTCCGCCAGATTCCCATCATCGCCATCTCGGCCTCCACGCGAGCCTGGCAGGAGAGCAAGGTCCTGGCCTCGGGGTTCACGGACTTCATCGGCAAGCCATTCGACGAGGGCGTCCTGTTCAGCAAGATGGCGCGGTGCACTTCGCGCGAGGCTCCAGCGGCGCCCGCGCAGCCGCCGGAAGCGGCCCCCCGCGCCCCCGGGTCCGCCGCGGACTCCCTGGTCCTGGCGCCTGACTTCAGCTTCACGAAGCTCCGGCAGTGGGCGGCGGGAGATGCTCAGGCGAGCGCGGCGCTGGCCCGCTCCTCCATCCAGACGCTGGAGCAGGCCCGGCCGGCGCTCACGGCGGCGCTCAAGCAGGGCGCCCGCGACGAGTACGAGCGCGCGTGCGAGGGCATCACGGGGACCCTGCACCTCCTCGAAGCGCACGGGCTCGCGGCAGCCCTCCGCCGTGCCCGGGCATTGCTCACCGGCAACGCCCCGGACTCCACGCGGATGCAGGCCGCGGTGTTCGCCATCGACTGGGAGGTGGAGAACCTCGCCGGAGCGCTCGTCGCCATCGCGAGCGAAGCCGGCGCCTGA
- a CDS encoding alpha/beta fold hydrolase, translating to MGVLARNNVKVKGQGAQAMVFSHGFGCDQNMWRFVAPAFERSYRTVLFDHVGAGGSDIAAYDRNRYATLQGYADDVLEICHELRLERAVFVGHSVSAMVGVLAAIKEPERFDKLVLIGPSPCYINDGEYVGGFSREDILQLLESLDDNYLGWSSTMAPVIMGNPDRPELGTELTNSFCRMDPDIAKQFAKVTFLSDHRADLPKVKTPSLVLQCSNDVIAAEAVGEYVCRQLPRGQLVHLKATGHCPNLSAPEETVAAMKPFLGY from the coding sequence ATGGGCGTTCTCGCCAGGAACAACGTGAAGGTGAAGGGGCAGGGCGCGCAGGCCATGGTGTTCTCCCATGGCTTCGGCTGCGACCAGAACATGTGGCGGTTCGTCGCGCCCGCGTTCGAGCGGAGCTACCGCACCGTGCTCTTCGACCACGTAGGGGCTGGCGGCTCGGATATCGCAGCCTATGACCGCAACCGGTACGCGACGTTGCAGGGATACGCCGATGACGTCCTGGAGATTTGCCACGAGCTGCGTCTCGAGCGAGCGGTCTTCGTCGGTCACTCGGTGAGCGCGATGGTGGGCGTGCTGGCGGCCATCAAGGAGCCGGAGCGCTTCGACAAGCTCGTGCTCATCGGTCCCTCGCCCTGCTACATCAACGACGGCGAGTATGTCGGAGGCTTCTCGCGCGAGGACATCCTGCAGTTGTTGGAGTCGCTCGACGACAACTACCTGGGCTGGTCCAGCACGATGGCGCCCGTCATCATGGGCAACCCGGACCGGCCCGAGCTTGGCACGGAGCTCACCAACAGCTTCTGCCGCATGGATCCCGACATCGCGAAGCAGTTCGCGAAGGTGACCTTCCTTTCCGACCACAGGGCGGACCTTCCGAAGGTCAAGACGCCTTCCCTCGTGCTCCAGTGCTCGAACGACGTCATCGCGGCGGAAGCAGTGGGCGAGTACGTGTGCCGGCAGCTGCCTCGTGGCCAGCTGGTCCACCTCAAGGCGACCGGACACTGCCCGAACCTGAGTGCCCCAGAAGAAACGGTCGCTGCGATGAAGCCCTTCCTGGGCTACTGA
- a CDS encoding bifunctional lysylphosphatidylglycerol flippase/synthetase MprF, giving the protein MADPHQDPAGDPRERVLALLKHHGWNATSFQVLQPGFQYWFSPEGDGCIAYVDTGGAWVAGGGPIASHERVHDVVEAFHQAARSAGKRVSFFATESRFSRLVPFEELPIGEQPVWDPTKWESVVKGSRSLREQLRRARSHGVRVREVPAEVMETEGHPLRAAVEVLAEHWLASRRMATMGFLVGLAPGAFARERRAFVAEVEGRVVGFLSVTPVYARDGWFLQDLLREPTAPNGTAETLVDAAMRAAALNGRQYVTLGLAPLAGPVRPWLRFARSAGRPLFDFEGLRSFKAKFRPDAWVTLYLSHPKDEPAPWAIYDALRAFARGSLVRFGLVTLLRRPRFFVRALTALLVPWTVLLALPMSAHWFPSPWVQHGWVVFDVGLIAGLLLLLRRWRDGLATLLGRLTTADACLTLVQALAFNAARARGPWDWSIIVASVLAPATASAMLLRSRDLRVPEP; this is encoded by the coding sequence ATGGCCGACCCCCACCAGGACCCCGCAGGCGACCCGCGCGAGCGGGTGCTGGCGCTGCTCAAGCACCACGGCTGGAACGCGACGTCCTTCCAGGTGCTGCAGCCGGGCTTCCAGTACTGGTTCTCTCCGGAAGGGGACGGGTGCATCGCCTACGTGGACACGGGCGGCGCGTGGGTGGCGGGAGGCGGTCCCATCGCCTCGCATGAGCGCGTGCACGACGTGGTGGAGGCCTTCCACCAGGCGGCCCGGAGCGCGGGCAAGCGCGTGAGCTTCTTCGCCACGGAGTCGCGCTTCTCCCGGCTCGTCCCGTTCGAGGAGTTGCCCATTGGCGAGCAGCCGGTGTGGGACCCGACGAAATGGGAATCAGTGGTGAAGGGCAGCCGCAGCCTGCGCGAACAGCTCCGCCGCGCGCGCTCCCACGGCGTGCGCGTGCGCGAGGTGCCCGCGGAGGTGATGGAGACGGAAGGCCACCCGCTGCGAGCGGCGGTGGAGGTGCTGGCCGAGCACTGGCTCGCGTCGCGCCGCATGGCGACCATGGGTTTCCTGGTGGGGCTGGCCCCTGGTGCCTTCGCTCGCGAGCGCCGCGCCTTCGTGGCGGAGGTGGAGGGCCGCGTGGTGGGCTTCCTGTCGGTGACGCCCGTGTACGCGCGCGACGGCTGGTTCCTCCAGGACCTGCTGCGCGAGCCCACCGCGCCCAACGGCACGGCGGAGACGCTGGTGGACGCCGCGATGCGCGCCGCCGCGTTGAACGGGCGTCAGTACGTGACATTGGGCCTGGCGCCGCTCGCGGGCCCGGTGCGGCCGTGGCTGCGGTTCGCGCGCAGCGCCGGGCGCCCGCTGTTCGACTTCGAGGGCCTGCGCTCCTTCAAGGCGAAGTTCCGCCCCGACGCGTGGGTGACGCTCTACCTGTCCCACCCGAAGGACGAGCCAGCGCCGTGGGCCATCTACGACGCGCTCCGGGCCTTCGCGCGGGGAAGCCTGGTGAGGTTCGGGCTCGTCACGCTGCTGCGCCGGCCACGCTTCTTCGTGCGTGCGCTGACGGCGCTGCTGGTGCCGTGGACGGTGCTGCTCGCGCTGCCCATGAGCGCGCACTGGTTCCCCTCTCCGTGGGTGCAGCACGGCTGGGTGGTGTTCGACGTGGGGCTCATCGCGGGACTGCTGCTGCTCCTGCGCCGCTGGCGCGACGGGCTGGCGACGCTGCTGGGGCGGCTCACCACCGCGGATGCCTGTCTGACATTGGTGCAGGCGTTGGCTTTCAACGCCGCCCGCGCGCGAGGGCCGTGGGACTGGAGCATCATCGTCGCGTCGGTGCTCGCTCCGGCCACGGCGTCCGCCATGCTGCTGCGCTCACGCGACCTGCGCGTCCCCGAGCCTTGA
- a CDS encoding biosynthetic peptidoglycan transglycosylase, whose translation MPVAVLVLGLGIAAATFAGLPDASPLAKENPKTTALIEQRATEAREAGRKPRRRQQWVPLSAVSKPAVDAVLISEDASFYLHDGVDTVELARAVGRAVEKGELGRGASTLTQQLAKNLWLSSDRSLVRKLKELVLAHRLEEALTKQRILSLYLNVVEWGNGVYGIEAGAREHFGVSASQLSVAQGAVLAAMLPSPRKRSPASGSRALWKHAHHVVDALKTYKRISAAQAESAHAEVDQLLGRAPADSGGDDAEDDGS comes from the coding sequence GTGCCAGTGGCTGTGTTGGTGCTGGGCCTGGGCATCGCGGCGGCCACGTTCGCCGGGCTGCCGGACGCGAGTCCCCTGGCGAAGGAGAACCCGAAGACGACCGCGCTCATCGAGCAGCGGGCGACCGAGGCGCGCGAGGCCGGACGCAAGCCGCGCCGGAGACAGCAGTGGGTGCCGTTGTCGGCGGTGTCCAAGCCCGCGGTGGACGCGGTGCTCATCTCCGAGGACGCGAGCTTCTACCTGCACGACGGCGTGGACACGGTGGAGCTGGCGCGCGCGGTGGGGCGGGCGGTGGAGAAGGGGGAGCTGGGGCGGGGGGCGTCCACGCTCACGCAGCAGCTGGCCAAGAACCTCTGGCTGTCCTCGGACCGCAGCCTGGTGCGCAAGCTGAAGGAGCTGGTGCTCGCGCACCGGTTGGAGGAGGCGCTGACGAAGCAGCGCATCCTGTCGCTGTACCTCAACGTGGTGGAGTGGGGGAACGGCGTGTATGGGATTGAGGCGGGGGCGCGGGAGCACTTCGGCGTGTCCGCGTCCCAACTCTCCGTGGCGCAGGGAGCGGTGCTGGCCGCGATGCTGCCGTCCCCGCGCAAGCGCTCGCCGGCCAGTGGTTCCCGAGCGTTGTGGAAGCACGCGCACCACGTGGTGGACGCGCTGAAGACCTACAAGCGCATCAGCGCGGCGCAGGCGGAGAGCGCGCACGCGGAGGTGGACCAGTTGCTCGGCCGGGCTCCCGCGGACAGCGGCGGGGACGACGCGGAGGATGACGGTTCCTGA
- a CDS encoding C40 family peptidase, with the protein MRMGRGVWVGALVSALVWGGAAQAANKATATKKDRPVVELSDRALWRAKSWVGMTTLAKMSSTVSDDCSGMTRLAFQQRRLDLLPDDVLPEENGVTAIHRKARALGMLTETPKPGALVFFKNTFDRNRDGLINDGLTHIGIVERVGTDGTVTFVHKSGGLVKRSRFNLAQPEARKDAKGHVINDWLRRQGKKTRGYLAGELVAGFASVDERWRSPEQPRLASAKLTVKGDARTARR; encoded by the coding sequence GTGCGCATGGGACGAGGCGTGTGGGTGGGCGCGTTGGTGAGCGCGCTGGTGTGGGGCGGGGCGGCTCAGGCAGCGAACAAGGCCACGGCGACGAAGAAGGACCGGCCGGTGGTCGAGTTGTCGGACCGGGCGCTGTGGCGGGCGAAGTCCTGGGTGGGGATGACGACGCTGGCGAAGATGAGCTCGACGGTGAGCGATGACTGCTCGGGCATGACGCGTCTGGCGTTCCAGCAGCGGCGGTTGGATTTGCTGCCGGACGACGTGCTGCCGGAGGAGAACGGCGTCACGGCCATCCACCGCAAGGCGCGCGCGCTGGGGATGCTGACGGAGACGCCGAAGCCGGGCGCGCTGGTGTTCTTCAAGAACACGTTCGACCGCAACCGCGACGGCCTCATCAACGACGGCCTCACGCACATCGGCATCGTGGAGCGGGTGGGGACGGACGGCACGGTGACGTTCGTGCACAAGTCCGGCGGGCTGGTGAAGCGCTCGCGCTTCAACCTCGCGCAGCCTGAGGCGCGCAAGGACGCGAAGGGCCACGTCATCAACGACTGGCTGCGCCGCCAGGGGAAGAAGACGCGCGGCTACCTGGCGGGGGAGCTGGTGGCGGGCTTCGCGTCGGTGGACGAGCGCTGGCGTTCGCCCGAGCAGCCGCGCCTGGCCTCCGCGAAGCTCACCGTGAAGGGTGACGCCCGGACGGCACGGCGCTAG